A genomic window from Alkalihalobacillus sp. AL-G includes:
- a CDS encoding histidine phosphatase family protein — protein MDDIVVIALFRHGVTKDNEQKAYCGWTDTPLSQAGRHRIQSMQQNYHLYFSSDLTRCTQTSNLLFPERTPIPLTELREMHFGQWEGKTFSELKNVPAYQDWISNPSGCSPPEGERFDQFTDRLHIGWSKIIGQLLHDQVRCAAVVTHGGVIRYLLSQFAPVQKAFWEWYVPHDKAYEFIFDKDALRRGERCTLLQEVPLTVNVNG, from the coding sequence ATGGATGACATTGTGGTTATTGCATTATTTCGCCATGGGGTAACGAAGGACAATGAACAAAAAGCCTATTGTGGTTGGACAGACACTCCATTAAGCCAGGCTGGGCGACATCGAATCCAATCGATGCAGCAAAACTATCATCTCTATTTCTCTAGTGACTTGACAAGGTGTACCCAAACTTCGAATTTGCTGTTTCCTGAACGAACACCGATCCCATTGACTGAACTGAGGGAGATGCATTTCGGTCAATGGGAGGGGAAGACGTTTTCAGAATTGAAAAATGTACCGGCATATCAGGACTGGATCTCAAACCCTTCAGGCTGTTCACCACCAGAAGGTGAGCGTTTTGATCAGTTTACAGATCGACTTCATATAGGATGGTCAAAAATCATCGGCCAGCTGCTACACGATCAGGTTAGATGTGCTGCTGTGGTAACCCATGGTGGAGTAATCCGGTATTTGCTATCACAGTTTGCACCTGTACAAAAAGCATTTTGGGAATGGTACGTTCCACATGATAAAGCCTATGAGTTCATTTTTGATAAAGACGCATTAAGGAGGGGAGAACGATGCACTTTGTTACAGGAGGTGCCTTTAACGGTAAACGTAAATGGGTAA
- a CDS encoding bifunctional adenosylcobinamide kinase/adenosylcobinamide-phosphate guanylyltransferase encodes MHFVTGGAFNGKRKWVIRTYQLADQENVNWISAYSDQSLLNDLYTVKESYIVLEGIEKWIKEMTVQHPTHECRDIWNETLNGWLGWEQAAKQRTLILIGTDITKGIVPLEEQNRIWRDVTGWCYQDTSLKSTRIDIIWYGINQKIK; translated from the coding sequence ATGCACTTTGTTACAGGAGGTGCCTTTAACGGTAAACGTAAATGGGTAATCAGAACTTATCAGCTCGCAGACCAAGAGAACGTGAACTGGATTTCAGCATATAGTGATCAATCCCTTCTGAATGACTTGTACACCGTCAAGGAATCGTATATCGTCCTCGAAGGAATTGAAAAATGGATCAAGGAGATGACTGTCCAACATCCGACCCATGAATGCAGAGATATTTGGAACGAAACGTTAAATGGTTGGCTGGGGTGGGAACAAGCCGCTAAACAACGAACCCTCATTCTCATAGGAACCGACATAACGAAAGGCATTGTTCCTTTAGAGGAACAAAACCGGATTTGGCGTGATGTAACAGGATGGTGTTATCAAGATACATCTTTAAAATCAACACGAATAGATATCATTTGGTACGGTATCAACCAAAAAATAAAGTGA
- a CDS encoding cob(I)yrinic acid a,c-diamide adenosyltransferase: MRIYTRTGDKGQTSLIGGRVDKDDVRVEAYGTVDEVNCFVGQAMTELDPVQFEDVLDDLEKIQHELFDCGGDLSNVSKKRAMKLTSESIAYLEKKIDRFIEEAPELERFILPGGTKPASSIHIARTVTRRAERFVVRLMKTDENVPEVPLKYLNRLSDYFFALGRVINYRLNVKDVEYIRSAKVFRGGKRKEDTTDEQ, translated from the coding sequence ATGAGAATTTATACACGTACAGGCGATAAAGGTCAAACGAGTTTGATCGGTGGAAGAGTGGATAAGGATGATGTTCGCGTAGAAGCATATGGGACTGTAGATGAAGTTAACTGCTTTGTCGGACAGGCAATGACTGAATTGGACCCTGTTCAGTTTGAAGATGTACTGGACGATCTTGAAAAAATCCAGCACGAACTGTTTGATTGCGGCGGCGATTTATCCAACGTATCCAAAAAGCGTGCTATGAAATTGACATCAGAATCCATCGCATATTTAGAGAAGAAAATCGATCGTTTTATTGAAGAGGCACCTGAACTTGAGCGATTCATTTTACCTGGGGGGACAAAACCGGCTTCATCCATCCATATTGCCCGGACGGTAACGAGAAGAGCAGAACGTTTTGTCGTACGGCTTATGAAAACGGATGAGAATGTACCAGAAGTACCCTTGAAATACTTGAACCGACTATCCGATTATTTTTTCGCACTTGGCAGAGTCATCAACTACCGTCTGAATGTGAAAGACGTCGAATATATCCGCAGTGCAAAGGTGTTCCGTGGTGGAAAACGGAAGGAAGATACGACTGATGAACAGTAA
- a CDS encoding ECF transporter S component, whose protein sequence is MNSKKLSWLAMFMAMSAAGASLKIPAIVGSVALDSFPALVAAILLGLGPGIIVAGFGHLLSALIGGMPLGPFHLIIAIEMALLVWLFGMLYQKGKWLSASVSFILGNAFAAPLPFFFLMGQPFYTAIVSSLLIGSILNTGLAILAIPRLQSIFFGNLRKKEVRR, encoded by the coding sequence ATGAACAGTAAGAAGCTCAGCTGGTTGGCAATGTTCATGGCGATGTCAGCGGCTGGGGCATCGTTAAAAATACCTGCAATTGTCGGAAGTGTCGCGTTAGACTCATTTCCGGCTTTAGTCGCTGCGATATTATTAGGATTGGGCCCTGGTATCATCGTTGCAGGTTTCGGGCATCTACTCTCAGCATTGATCGGTGGAATGCCATTAGGACCATTTCATCTCATTATCGCGATTGAAATGGCACTTCTTGTTTGGTTATTCGGGATGTTGTATCAAAAAGGAAAATGGCTTTCAGCTAGCGTGTCATTTATCTTAGGTAACGCCTTTGCAGCACCATTACCCTTTTTCTTCCTGATGGGACAGCCTTTTTATACAGCGATTGTCTCTTCCTTATTGATTGGTTCCATTTTGAATACAGGATTAGCTATTTTAGCGATTCCACGTCTTCAGTCGATTTTTTTTGGTAACCTACGAAAAAAAGAAGTAAGAAGATGA
- a CDS encoding ATP-binding protein — protein MRNTTILPLNSEESLIIASDNSGAIGEKEQDEVNVPYETIAYYAFRVAVMECMAAGGDPFAVILHNFCGNGSWNKLVSGVKKGLSELEIDKVKVTGSTESNFNLAQSAIGVIVLGKSSTRECQHIQFPIDTKFAVLGRPLVGDEVMTETDQVIPLSIMKSIFKMENTTAWPVGSKGILYELIKMNRVRNLSETSIQTDVDVLKSAGPSTCVIVGFREVEEQNLRAMTGELYHPLTIKMEE, from the coding sequence ATGAGGAATACGACAATACTGCCATTGAACAGCGAGGAATCTTTGATCATCGCTAGTGATAATAGTGGTGCGATAGGCGAGAAGGAGCAGGACGAAGTGAATGTACCTTATGAAACCATCGCCTATTATGCGTTCCGAGTGGCTGTAATGGAATGTATGGCCGCAGGGGGAGACCCTTTCGCAGTAATCCTACATAACTTCTGCGGAAATGGATCCTGGAATAAACTTGTTTCAGGGGTAAAGAAAGGTTTGTCTGAGTTAGAGATAGATAAGGTAAAGGTTACCGGTAGTACAGAAAGCAATTTCAACTTGGCTCAATCTGCTATTGGGGTGATCGTTTTAGGAAAAAGCAGTACGCGAGAATGTCAACATATTCAGTTCCCAATAGATACTAAATTCGCCGTTCTTGGAAGACCATTGGTTGGAGATGAGGTGATGACAGAAACGGATCAGGTTATTCCACTTTCAATCATGAAATCCATTTTTAAAATGGAAAATACTACGGCATGGCCTGTCGGATCAAAAGGAATTCTATATGAACTTATCAAAATGAACCGAGTCCGCAACTTAAGTGAAACTTCCATTCAAACCGACGTAGATGTACTGAAGTCAGCTGGTCCATCAACTTGTGTAATCGTAGGCTTTCGAGAAGTTGAAGAACAAAATTTGCGGGCAATGACAGGAGAATTGTATCACCCATTAACCATAAAAATGGAGGAATAA
- a CDS encoding ribonuclease H-like YkuK family protein, producing MKNSLLSDQTMFFRNLTYTHLTFNEVIDHIKTFMNKEPLGNYRLMIGTDSHVYSLETVFITGIVIQRMGRGAWACFRKMKYPLPIENLHQKISLETALTEQVASLFDESIKTDLINIVLPHVYKGASFTVEGHLDIGKEKRNKTREFVAEMVARIEAHGIEAKIKPDSIAASSYANRYTK from the coding sequence ATGAAAAACAGCCTACTTTCAGATCAGACTATGTTTTTTCGGAATTTAACCTATACTCATTTAACCTTCAATGAAGTGATCGATCATATCAAAACATTCATGAACAAAGAACCTTTGGGAAACTACAGATTGATGATCGGGACGGACTCCCACGTCTACTCCTTGGAAACGGTTTTTATCACAGGGATCGTCATTCAACGGATGGGACGAGGCGCTTGGGCATGTTTTCGAAAAATGAAATATCCGCTTCCGATTGAGAATTTACACCAAAAAATTTCTTTAGAAACCGCTTTGACAGAACAAGTCGCCAGTTTATTCGATGAATCCATTAAAACCGATCTCATAAATATTGTTCTTCCCCATGTTTATAAGGGTGCGAGCTTTACAGTAGAAGGTCATCTTGATATTGGAAAAGAAAAGCGTAACAAAACAAGAGAATTTGTTGCGGAAATGGTCGCTCGCATCGAAGCCCATGGAATTGAAGCGAAAATCAAGCCAGATTCGATCGCTGCTTCAAGCTATGCCAACCGATATACGAAGTGA
- a CDS encoding aconitate hydratase: MPLNVSQKLIKDHLVSGEMIPGQEIGLKIDQTLTQDATGTMVMLELEAMKLDRAKTEASAQYVDHNIIQEDSKNPDDHLFLQSATRRFGLYFSRPGNGVSHPVHMQRLAKPGKTLLGSDSHTCANGCMGMLAMGAGGIDVAMAIAGEPFYVKMPKVWGIKLTGELQDWVSAKDVIFELLRRHDVKGGVGRIIEYYGPGLKNLSAMDRHVIANMGAELGATGTVFPSDDEIKQFLKSQNRENDWIELVADEGAEYDLHEEINLSEIEPLIAKPSSPGNVVPVKEIAGEQIYQSYVGSSANPGYRDFAIPAEIVKGRKIADGISFDINPTSRQMLMDLVNDGHIASLLSAGARLHQAGCNGCIGMGQAPATGRNSLRTTPRNFPGRSGTREDSVFLCSPETAAASALTGKITDPRTLGFDYPKIKEPEKPTIDDEMLDNPLPPEEAQKVELIKGPNIASIPDMNRLPDELEIPVLLKMGDNISTDEILAGGARVLPYRSNLPEISKFTFEIVDDSYYDRAMEIQKEGHAIVGGYNYGQGSSREHAALAPRYLGLRVALVKDFARIHWQNLVNFGVLPLTFSQEADYEQLVQGDVIQLSDLRKQIKNGKELTVTVKGTNKEIKVTHALSERQVEIMLEGGLINWVKDRQG, from the coding sequence TTGCCATTGAATGTTTCTCAAAAACTCATTAAAGACCACTTAGTATCAGGTGAAATGATACCCGGTCAGGAAATCGGTCTGAAAATCGACCAAACACTTACTCAGGATGCAACCGGTACGATGGTGATGCTTGAACTTGAAGCGATGAAGCTCGATCGTGCCAAAACGGAAGCCTCTGCCCAATACGTAGACCATAACATCATCCAAGAGGATAGCAAAAACCCTGATGACCATTTATTTTTACAAAGTGCGACAAGGAGATTCGGTTTGTATTTCAGCCGTCCCGGAAACGGAGTCAGCCACCCGGTACATATGCAGCGATTAGCCAAACCAGGAAAAACCTTGCTCGGTTCGGACAGTCATACGTGTGCCAATGGGTGTATGGGTATGCTAGCGATGGGAGCAGGCGGAATTGATGTCGCGATGGCTATAGCAGGAGAACCCTTTTACGTAAAAATGCCGAAAGTCTGGGGGATCAAGTTAACTGGAGAACTCCAAGATTGGGTGAGTGCGAAAGACGTTATTTTTGAATTACTTCGACGACATGATGTAAAAGGCGGAGTTGGGAGAATCATCGAATATTATGGTCCTGGACTCAAGAATTTAAGTGCCATGGACCGTCATGTCATTGCGAACATGGGTGCAGAACTCGGAGCAACAGGAACTGTGTTTCCGTCGGATGATGAAATCAAACAATTTTTAAAAAGCCAAAATCGAGAAAATGATTGGATAGAATTGGTTGCTGATGAAGGTGCAGAATATGATTTGCATGAAGAAATCAATCTTTCTGAAATTGAACCACTGATTGCGAAACCTTCTAGTCCTGGGAATGTTGTTCCTGTTAAAGAAATTGCTGGAGAGCAGATCTACCAATCCTATGTCGGGTCATCAGCAAACCCAGGTTACAGAGATTTCGCAATTCCCGCTGAAATCGTTAAAGGAAGAAAGATTGCAGATGGCATTTCTTTTGACATCAATCCTACTTCACGGCAAATGTTGATGGATCTTGTGAACGATGGGCATATCGCAAGTTTACTATCTGCAGGTGCTCGATTACATCAAGCTGGTTGTAATGGCTGTATCGGAATGGGACAAGCGCCAGCTACTGGCCGTAATAGCTTAAGGACGACTCCACGTAATTTTCCTGGTCGATCAGGGACTAGGGAAGATAGTGTCTTTTTATGTAGCCCGGAAACCGCAGCGGCTTCTGCATTAACAGGTAAGATTACCGATCCTAGAACACTCGGTTTTGACTATCCAAAAATTAAAGAACCTGAGAAGCCGACGATCGACGATGAAATGCTCGATAACCCGCTTCCGCCAGAAGAGGCACAGAAAGTTGAGCTTATCAAAGGACCAAATATTGCATCTATTCCAGACATGAACCGTCTTCCAGATGAATTAGAAATTCCCGTTTTATTAAAAATGGGCGATAACATCTCAACAGACGAGATACTAGCTGGAGGTGCACGTGTACTTCCGTATCGAAGTAATCTTCCAGAAATCAGTAAATTCACGTTCGAAATCGTTGATGATTCCTATTATGACCGTGCTATGGAAATTCAAAAGGAAGGACATGCCATAGTTGGAGGCTATAATTATGGTCAAGGTTCCAGTCGTGAACACGCTGCACTTGCACCAAGATATCTCGGTTTACGTGTCGCCCTGGTCAAGGATTTCGCGCGTATACACTGGCAAAACCTCGTTAACTTTGGTGTGTTGCCACTTACATTCAGTCAAGAAGCGGATTATGAACAACTGGTTCAGGGTGACGTCATTCAATTAAGCGATTTAAGAAAACAAATTAAAAACGGAAAAGAACTCACTGTTACGGTAAAGGGTACAAACAAAGAAATTAAAGTTACTCACGCATTATCAGAACGTCAGGTTGAAATCATGCTAGAAGGCGGACTGATCAATTGGGTGAAGGACCGTCAAGGATAA
- a CDS encoding DinB family protein, translated as MSDLISELEMLISTVPENVLSLTDVDYKPKPTKWSRKEILGHLCDSASVNYRRFVEMLISTEVIEIVGYQQELWVQANNYQDGYSIEETVDVWTSLNRQILKLLTDLNEEQWSLKCLTKDEGLVTLDWLVDDYLEHTHHHLDQIFADNNIQANL; from the coding sequence TTGTCTGATCTAATATCTGAATTAGAAATGCTGATTTCTACTGTGCCCGAAAATGTTTTGTCCTTAACAGATGTAGATTACAAGCCTAAACCGACAAAATGGTCTAGGAAAGAGATTCTAGGTCATTTATGTGATTCTGCTAGTGTGAACTACAGAAGATTCGTTGAAATGCTCATTTCAACTGAAGTAATTGAAATTGTGGGCTACCAACAGGAATTATGGGTTCAGGCAAATAACTACCAGGACGGGTACTCGATTGAAGAAACTGTAGACGTCTGGACATCATTAAACAGACAAATACTTAAACTTTTAACCGATTTAAACGAAGAACAATGGAGCTTAAAGTGCCTGACAAAAGATGAAGGATTAGTTACACTCGATTGGTTAGTAGATGACTATCTTGAGCATACGCATCATCACCTTGACCAAATATTCGCGGATAATAATATTCAAGCAAACCTGTAA
- a CDS encoding cell wall metabolism sensor histidine kinase WalK, with protein MSIRKRLFISNTVMVVMPVIILIVLVFLVGVIFSDYRGFNDFHNGWQDGSQETDELDDQLFDQLIKTTSIDQEKLFDDQYLRSIEQQINIENGGIIIRKEEKLLYASDRIDSLSSKDLPPFGNEGYDPVAWFGQNQYSVKQHDFYFRDGSVGSIFLLNEAGSFIQFARSFFPLLFIGLLLILVLTNVLLSYLMSKSILKPVDKLSDAAAKISEGNLDFTIHASGKDELSRLVNSFDDMRARLKTSLELREQYEMNRKELIANISHDLKTPITSIRGYVEGIKDGVANTVEKYDRYLNTIQAKAQHMDHMIDELFLYSKLDLKRVPFHFEEVDIKAFLEDYLDELQLELSEQNVELTLKIQSINAVALIDRDKLIRVMNNIIYNSVKYADKSKCLINIDLKDSENMVEVVISDNGPGIPLEEISTIFNRFYRGDPSRNTNTGGSGLGLAIAAQIIDAHGGSIWAESTQGEGLTIHFTLNKREDEGDEHEQNPDH; from the coding sequence ATGTCTATCCGCAAACGACTTTTTATATCTAATACAGTCATGGTTGTTATGCCGGTCATAATCCTAATTGTACTGGTCTTCCTGGTAGGCGTCATATTCAGCGACTATAGGGGTTTCAATGATTTTCACAATGGTTGGCAAGATGGATCGCAGGAAACAGATGAATTAGATGATCAACTGTTCGATCAACTTATCAAAACGACTTCAATTGACCAAGAAAAATTATTTGATGATCAATACCTTAGGTCGATAGAACAACAAATAAATATCGAAAATGGCGGTATCATCATTCGTAAAGAAGAGAAATTATTGTATGCATCAGACAGGATAGATAGCCTATCCAGTAAGGACCTTCCACCATTCGGCAATGAAGGTTATGACCCTGTGGCATGGTTTGGACAAAATCAATATTCAGTGAAACAACATGACTTTTACTTCCGGGATGGTTCAGTTGGATCTATTTTTCTCTTAAATGAAGCCGGATCGTTCATTCAGTTTGCAAGATCCTTCTTTCCGTTGCTCTTCATAGGGTTACTGCTAATTTTAGTGCTTACAAATGTATTGTTATCTTATTTAATGTCAAAAAGCATATTAAAACCGGTGGATAAGTTATCGGATGCAGCAGCTAAAATCAGCGAAGGGAACCTTGATTTCACGATCCATGCATCAGGGAAAGACGAGTTGTCTAGGCTTGTCAATTCATTCGATGATATGCGGGCAAGACTGAAAACTTCTTTGGAGCTGAGAGAGCAATATGAAATGAATCGAAAAGAACTGATCGCGAATATTTCGCATGATTTAAAAACCCCGATCACCTCGATTCGAGGATATGTTGAAGGGATAAAGGATGGGGTCGCAAATACAGTGGAAAAGTACGACCGATATCTGAATACGATCCAAGCAAAAGCTCAACACATGGATCATATGATTGATGAATTATTCCTTTACTCAAAATTGGACCTGAAAAGAGTTCCTTTTCATTTTGAAGAAGTAGATATAAAGGCATTCCTCGAAGATTACTTAGACGAACTTCAACTTGAATTATCGGAACAGAATGTCGAGCTTACCTTGAAAATACAATCAATTAATGCAGTTGCTTTGATCGACAGAGACAAACTCATTCGGGTAATGAACAACATTATCTATAACAGTGTGAAATATGCGGACAAAAGCAAGTGCCTGATTAATATTGACCTAAAAGATTCAGAAAATATGGTTGAAGTAGTAATAAGTGATAACGGACCTGGAATTCCTTTAGAAGAGATTTCAACCATCTTCAATCGATTCTATCGGGGCGACCCGTCACGAAATACCAATACAGGAGGAAGTGGGCTTGGTCTTGCTATCGCAGCGCAAATCATCGATGCTCATGGTGGTTCCATCTGGGCTGAGAGTACACAGGGTGAGGGGTTAACCATTCATTTCACCCTTAATAAACGAGAAGATGAAGGTGACGAACATGAGCAGAATCCTGATCATTGA
- a CDS encoding response regulator transcription factor, translated as MSRILIIEDELSIAELERDYLEIEGFTVEIAADGKSGLETALNDNFDLILLDLMLPIMNGFDLCKQIRKQTDIPILMVTAKNEDIDKVRGLGLGADDYIVKPFSPSELVARVKAHLSRYVRLIGKNTPKDEIYIGGLHVNQSSRRVFMNKKEIPFTTREFDLLTFLAMHPNQVFSKEHLFEKIWGLEAMGDTATVTVHIRKIREKIETDPTNPKFIETIWGAGYRFKK; from the coding sequence ATGAGCAGAATCCTGATCATTGAGGACGAATTAAGTATTGCTGAGTTGGAACGAGATTATCTCGAAATTGAAGGTTTTACCGTAGAAATAGCTGCAGATGGAAAAAGTGGTCTTGAAACAGCATTGAACGACAATTTCGATCTCATTCTACTGGATTTGATGCTTCCCATTATGAACGGATTCGACCTCTGTAAACAAATACGGAAACAAACCGATATCCCTATCTTGATGGTAACGGCTAAGAATGAAGATATTGATAAAGTTCGTGGTCTTGGCTTAGGGGCTGACGATTATATCGTCAAACCATTCAGTCCTAGCGAATTAGTGGCACGGGTTAAAGCGCATTTATCACGGTATGTCCGTTTAATTGGCAAAAACACTCCTAAAGATGAAATTTATATCGGGGGTCTCCATGTCAATCAATCATCTAGACGTGTTTTTATGAACAAAAAAGAGATTCCCTTCACTACTCGCGAGTTCGATTTATTAACGTTTCTTGCGATGCACCCTAACCAGGTATTTAGTAAGGAACACTTATTTGAGAAAATTTGGGGACTTGAAGCGATGGGGGACACCGCAACTGTTACAGTTCATATAAGAAAAATCCGAGAAAAAATCGAAACGGACCCTACTAACCCAAAATTCATTGAAACAATCTGGGGGGCAGGCTACCGATTCAAAAAATAA
- a CDS encoding DUF6220 domain-containing protein, with protein MGNDHLSGRVQLIRWVFTVLAVLFFSCVVIQVFLAGVAVFVDYGQWNYHRSFIHFFEFIPVVMLLVSFFGRIPKHFRWQCAALFAMIILQYVTTQVLGSVPYISALHPIIALILFWRSLVMTREAFHLMKKGK; from the coding sequence GTGGGAAACGATCATTTATCAGGGAGGGTACAGCTGATACGCTGGGTTTTCACTGTACTTGCAGTGTTGTTCTTCAGTTGTGTTGTCATTCAAGTATTTCTAGCAGGTGTCGCGGTCTTTGTGGATTATGGACAATGGAATTATCATCGAAGCTTCATCCATTTCTTTGAGTTCATACCGGTTGTCATGTTACTGGTATCGTTTTTTGGTCGAATACCTAAGCACTTTCGTTGGCAGTGTGCAGCTTTATTCGCGATGATTATTTTGCAATATGTAACCACACAAGTATTAGGTAGTGTCCCGTATATATCAGCACTACACCCAATCATCGCACTGATCTTGTTTTGGAGATCGCTGGTCATGACACGAGAGGCTTTTCACTTAATGAAAAAAGGCAAATAA